A window of the Acidobacteriota bacterium genome harbors these coding sequences:
- a CDS encoding radical SAM protein: protein MEVWFIEPPPTLDWQPSSGVSTAGRRHPSLNFTGEQVYSYINLSAAAVLRKAGHTVRYTHCQTEGIDRAALVSKIREFPTGLIVIMAEHINWGVTAAIIREIRQESDAHVVLVGPLATALDHEVMNRLEPDYILRREWDLSVLALSRSLADGTPLEEVPGLTYRRGGALQRTPDSPLVEDLDALPFPAYDLVRLDRFYESVFKRFPAATTITSRGCPYRCVFCAFPETIYDHRYRAQSPERVLEEARFLYRDHGVREIRYDDDTFEVDRDRVFKICENFRSARMDLVWAPQCRPGNVDLELARAMKQAGCTFILYGVESGVDDILQKIRKGTTTERIRQGVRAAQQAGIDVLNCVMIGFYWDTRETIRETIAFAFELNAEFTQFSMPVPLPGTVYWDFLVGEGVIRPDDWLRSDSFHGLGFDLPHVSASELQQILRKTYRRYYTRPRYVWMMVRRAGRSRDELCQTWRGLKALLTRNRPRPPGVKRT from the coding sequence ATGGAAGTCTGGTTCATCGAACCTCCGCCCACTCTGGACTGGCAGCCGTCATCGGGAGTTTCCACCGCCGGCCGACGGCACCCCTCGCTGAATTTCACCGGCGAGCAGGTCTACAGCTACATCAACCTGTCCGCCGCCGCCGTGCTCCGGAAAGCAGGCCACACCGTTCGGTACACTCATTGCCAGACGGAGGGAATTGATCGGGCGGCCCTGGTGTCGAAAATCCGGGAATTCCCCACCGGTCTTATCGTGATCATGGCCGAGCATATCAACTGGGGCGTGACTGCCGCGATCATCCGCGAAATCCGTCAGGAAAGCGATGCCCACGTCGTTCTCGTCGGGCCGTTGGCAACCGCCTTGGATCACGAGGTGATGAACCGCCTGGAGCCGGACTACATCCTCCGCCGCGAGTGGGATCTGAGCGTGTTGGCCCTCTCTCGATCCCTTGCCGATGGTACACCGCTGGAAGAGGTTCCAGGACTGACTTACCGCCGGGGCGGCGCGCTTCAACGCACTCCTGACAGCCCCCTGGTGGAAGACCTGGACGCTCTGCCGTTCCCCGCCTACGACCTGGTCCGGCTCGACCGGTTCTACGAATCGGTGTTCAAGCGCTTTCCCGCAGCCACCACCATCACCAGCCGTGGCTGTCCCTATCGGTGCGTCTTCTGCGCATTTCCCGAGACGATCTACGATCATCGGTATCGCGCCCAGTCGCCGGAGAGGGTGCTGGAAGAAGCCCGTTTCCTGTACCGGGATCACGGCGTGCGGGAGATCCGGTATGACGACGACACCTTCGAGGTGGACCGCGATCGGGTATTCAAAATCTGCGAGAATTTTCGCTCGGCCCGCATGGATCTCGTCTGGGCGCCGCAGTGCCGCCCGGGCAACGTGGACCTGGAACTGGCCCGGGCAATGAAACAGGCCGGTTGCACCTTCATCCTGTACGGCGTCGAGTCGGGAGTTGATGATATCCTGCAGAAGATCCGGAAAGGGACCACTACGGAGAGGATCCGCCAGGGTGTCAGGGCGGCGCAGCAAGCGGGCATCGACGTGCTCAACTGCGTGATGATCGGTTTCTACTGGGATACCCGGGAAACCATCCGAGAAACGATCGCATTCGCCTTCGAGCTGAATGCGGAGTTCACGCAATTTTCAATGCCGGTGCCCCTGCCGGGCACTGTGTATTGGGACTTTCTGGTCGGCGAAGGGGTGATCCGGCCGGACGATTGGCTTCGATCCGACAGTTTCCACGGCTTGGGCTTTGATCTGCCGCACGTTTCTGCGTCGGAACTCCAACAGATTCTCCGCAAGACGTACCGACGCTATTACACCCGGCCACGTTACGTCTGGATGATGGTACGGCGGGCCGGTCGATCCCGCGATGAACTGTGCCAGACCTGGCGCGGATTGAAGGCGCTGCTCACTCGTAACCGTCCGAGACCACCCGGGGTGAAACGAACCTGA